The Kryptolebias marmoratus isolate JLee-2015 linkage group LG9, ASM164957v2, whole genome shotgun sequence nucleotide sequence tttgcttaCAGATAAAGTTCATACATGCAGGGTGATTTTCATGCCAGGGAACTTCAACTCTATCAACAAGCAAAGTCAAATATAAAAGTATTTGatttgaaaaattaaatcttACTAATAGAAATAATGGAATAACTTGAAGAAGTATCGATAACAAATCTTCCTGAGATGTGAAGACTTTTAggtctgaagaaaaacagcagatcGCACCATTTCCACCCACGTATAGGACTCTAACATTTGTCTTCTGATCTATTGACCTTGGATTTGTGGTGTTGCATAGGTTCATCAAATTCAAGACGTTTATTATAGACTGTCTACTTTAGATGAACTTTTTTAGacaagatttatttcatttggGTTGAGCTAACTATCAGTACAGTGCTCAGTTCTTTGTTAACCCGTGTAACTATTTATAAATAGGATTTTTGGACTTCTCCCTGCCCATTACAGAAAGGACAGCCCATCCGTAGGCTCAGTCCTGTCCCCTGGTGGTGCTGTGGTGGTGGTGATTTTGTGGCGGTGTCGGTGATCTGAGGGAGGAGGTGTTGTCCGAGGTAACTGAATCAGAGTTAATGAGATTGCCCTTTTGCCCACACACTGTTACAGAGTGGCTCCAGTCTGAAAGcacaggaacaacaaaaaaaatcacattgaaaacacacacagggccATAATTCTGCTGCACAGAAAGGCGTGCCAAGTACCTGAATTATCACTGTTTCTAAAGCGCCCACAGCACAGATGGATTCTCCACTGTTTCCTCACGTTATCCTTCATCAAACAGtagaacagaaacacaaaaaagcctgcaacaaaacagaagcaggGAAGCCCTCTCCCATGTGAGTTGGAAACCTAACACCGATGCAGACGTTGAACTTGGCTGCTTTTAATTTCTGTCCGCCGTCCAGAATTTATGTTTACCTTGTAAGGAGTTGCAGATTGAAAACAGGTACATCATGGCCACTCGGCCCGGCCCGAATGAAAAGAAGCCCATCGACCAGGTCAGGCCCAACAGAACGGTGAGACCGACAACCGCTCTCAGGTCCTGCAGAGAGCCGTGGCTTTTCGCCGACACCTTATTGGCCCTCATTTTTTTGATCTGTACCAGAACCAGGATGAACACGATGAAGTTGCACAGGACAATCAGAAGAGCAAATGCCACCACCGTCACGTAGAAGACATCGTCATCCTGCAgccagcagctggaggagcggaggaggaaggagggttAGGATGGATAGTGGCAGTTTTTGCTTCAGCTGTACTAAAGGCTGCCGGACTCACAATGGATCTGCGGACTGAAGCGCCACTGCAGCGTCTTCAGGTATCAAGGCTCCATAAGCATCTTTATCAGTGGCCAGAACCAGGCTGACCATTATCAAAGGAATACCTGTGAGGGCACAAAACATCCAAATTCACtgcagtaaaagtaaaatgttttcaagctttAAAATTTACTCTTGTATTTGGGATTAGTCtaaaacaattatattttcCAAATCCTCAGCAAGTAGTTCTGACTCCTAACCCTAGCCATGTGTGTGTACCCAAATCTAACAGGAAGTTGAACAAAGAATGAGACTAAAGTaggtgaaaaacaacaattgtgctgtttaacaaaaatacattaagaCTTCTTAATATACACCACTTCTAACAGGACCTAGGTGTTTCCCTAAAAGTAAACAATTTATAAAGATATTTAGTCTTTTTGGTGTTGGAAACTAATTTAGGGAACATAATTAAAGGTATAAGCGAACAACTTTTTAGTATGTTTGAGTTGGAGGACCTAATCAAATCAAGTAATTTGAGACAGATCCTTTTTGAGCTTGTTTTCTGCTTAATTTAGAATTATTTGGTTTTGCAGTTTGCTGTACTGCCTTGATGTTGTGTTAAGTGCTATAAACTGTACAGAAATACACTGAATTTAGAATACAGTCTAATTTAACTTCAACAGCCAAACCTCGATCATTCAAAGTCAAATCCCAAATCCAATCAGACTAATAAAGTCACAGAACAAAGCAAGTTTTTCCATCTATTTAGGAAATACCATAAACCTCTTCTTACCCCACCCAGCAGCACAGAACTTGAGGATGTAAGAGGGCACGTAGGTGTTGAACACCTTAACCAGTGCGAAGTACATGTGCACAGCCTCTAGACCCATCCAGGTGAAGGAGGCTAACATGAAATAGTGAAGGGCAGCAGCGGTTGTGATGCACAGGCCGTAGTTGTTGAAGGATGAGAGCCAGGCGTCGAGGAGGAAGAGCATGCTCAAACCCAGCAGTGCAGCCGACAGGTTGATGAGTATCTTAGATGGATAGTCCTGACGCAGCTTCCTGTGAGAGAGGCAGATCGATGAGGGTCAGAGAGGTTTTCGGGGGTCTCAGGATATcaatagagtaaaaaaaatgtactatAACTTTATTAATAAGGCTAAAACAACaccaaaacttgaaaaaaatagtgaaaataattttttttctgggtaCTGAGGCTCCTTAAGCTGTCATAAATCCAGTTTGATATCCTAGTTAAAAGTTTGGAGgttgtttgtttggtaaaaCTATGATTCTAAAGATCAGAAATGACacattaaagcttttttaattgtctaacataacagtgttttaattataagaagcaattaaaataaataaaacgcaggtatttgtatttgtttcatgACTAAATGAAATACGACCCACACAGACTCTATGAGTTTCTGTCTCTAACCTTGCCATTGCCAATTTCAGCATGATGCCAAGTGAGAAAATACATAAACTTATTCTATAATAATGTGAATGGACTTACTCAAAAACAAGATATGTGAGCAGAGTGATGGCTAGAAAGATGGAGGATATTCCACAGCCAACATATGAGATCACTGTCAGAATCTCACTGTCAGCTTCACTTATTGAAGTTCGTGATAcatcctgaaaaacacaaaaaagacaaaacaattatttaaagattCTGTTAACAATGTAATCTGTTAATAGTATTCAACATACACTGAAACTAGCATCAGTGTCGGGCTTAAAGCGTAAAATAAGCAGTATTAGCAGCATCTTTTCTTGCTGGCAGAAAGACACACAGCCAAACAGATTGCATGCAGTATGTTGGTACATGTGGGAGtttgatcccccccccccagagaCGCACCAGGAGGACAGCGAAATGTGTGAGGTGATCACAGAGACAGCTGGTCTGATGGGAGGAGATACTCTGAGTTTCACAACCACTGCTGTTCCAACCACCGAGGCctcctgacacaaacacacacatacacacaccgtTTGATTAACAGACACCCAGCTTCCTATTTACAGGAACCTTTATGAATCAAACTGTTTCCTTAATGACGCTCAGTTATGGCAACTCATCGAACTGTACACACAGAAGATAAACAGCAAAGATCAACTCACCATGCTTCTGGAAATCCCAAAACATGCACTGTACGCTGTCTTCTGGCTATAAATATCGAAAAGCATTAATGTTGTAAGAGCAATCATACAGAGAGGTTTTGTTACAGCTGCAAAAACTCTCACCTTTTTGGGGTTTGCGTGGCTGAGGGTCACCACCACTCGTTTCTCCAGGTTGATGACTTGGCTGTTGTTGATACTGGCAGAAACTATGTAGGAGTTTaatgtccagttgttttgtgttgcagtgGCTATAAAAGggtcctgttaaaaaaaaaaacaataagtaaGTCCAGCAGGACAAAAAAACCTTCACCTATGGTGCAAAATGATCCTAATGAGGTAATATTTTCTTACCTGTTATTTATAACAAAGCTTGTTTAAtggaaaactttttatttgtcttctgcTGGTGTGAACAACTGACCCTACTCTTACTACTCTTACGTCTGTGTGAGTAATATATAAAAGTAATATATAAAAGTTCAGCTAAGAGGTGTGTAAAGACTGAAATCTGAAACAAGTGTCTGTCTAAAGGTAATTTAGGTCACGTCTCTTGTTTGTCCAATCTGTAAAAAGGTGATGTGTAAAACGTGTTGCCCGGCAGCATCAGGAAGTCACGACACTTAACCGAAGAAGTTGCCAAACATATAAAAACTCTGCAAAACAACAAGCTCAGTCAGATGGTTTCTCTGTTTCGAGCGCATTTCCCCCAAATgttgaagttttcttttaataattacCACAGAAGTGGCATGCTGATTCATAAAACTAATAATATTTAACCTGAGAGAACAACAGCAAACggaaagttgttttgttttttttaaaggaaataccTGGAAAAGGTCCGGTGTTCCATAAAACTGAAACTGGACGCGTGTCGTGTTTCTCTCTCCGGTGGGCAAAAAGTTATTGAGCTCAGAGGGCAGGGAGATGGTCGCGTCTGTCCCGGAGGATGGTTTGTTCACAAAactctggttaaaaaaaacctgagaaggaaaagaaatgaaaagcttTAATCTGACCTGACACATTACTGTCTCATCACTTTCAAAAATGCTTAAAGACTGTTGATTTCTTTAGGCTATAATATCTGCTTATTATTCTATCATTTACCTAAATTTCACATTTATGTAaacattgtttctttatttgcatgtgtttgtataTAAATATGTTTCTGATTACACAAGAACTGCAACACTCTGGAGTTGGTCCTTTaatggtttttgtgtgttttagtgaattagttcagttcttgttgcATCTCATTTAGTgagaattacatttttttgtgcaagCCCATCTTTGGTTTCTTGCCATTGTTGCAAGAAGTTCTCTGTAGGTCACTACATCCACTCTTCTTCTCATTATCCCCAGTAATATTTAAAGCAATaactcagatcttttgaagtgggattctgtggaaaagtcaTAAACAATTAATAGCCTATTTACCCTGTTGAAAATAGTGCTTGGAATgacctgagtttggagaaatagagtttaatttgaactttatttctccaaactgaaactATTCAAATAGCTAATTTATCTTTCATAACTTTTCTAAAGAACcccttcaaaagatctgaactatagCTTTAAGCTTCTTTGTTGCTGCCATACTCTATCTGTCTTTGTCACTTCCACAGTTCTCACTGTTACATGCCTGAGGTTCTGAGTTGGTTGAATTTGCTGTTTTGGATTATTTGGCCTATTAGTATTCTGAGTTTTCAGTCAGTTATGATAAAATCTTCTCactgcattttatttccttCCATCTTATTCTCTACTTTTTGCAGGGTCCCATGACAAGGAcgtttcttttgttgtgtttgttatgTTAATCCTACCCACTCATTTCTGATTGACTGAGCCCAGATTTTTGGAACTTGTACTGGATTGTCTTTCCAAAGTGAAGCTCCCGTCCCGCTTTATTACACCCGGTAACCTTCACAGCATCTTACCTCGGGGTTCATCGTAGTCGTCAGGGACACTCCAAAGGTGAGGCTGCCGAATTCCTCTGGATCAACATCGACCATGGAAAGGGCGAGGGCTGGAGCTTTTAAATTTACGAACTCGCCAGGGAATTCCACGCTGTTCCCCATCCGGTCTGTCAGATCAAGAACGCTTCGCAAAACGCAACAGGAAAAAGGtcaacaaatacagaaatgacTTATTTTTACATGATGACACCAAATAGCCTTTTCTTCTTACCTGTTAGCCACCGGTGCAACATCAGTTTCAGAAAGCAGGATGTTGGCAACAATATTTACAATGTCCCCTCCAACGGACGGGTCTATGGGGCTTATATCAACCACCTCACTAAGTTTCCCCACCACTGATCCCAGTTCAGAGGAAGAGAGCTGAGTGCTGTTCTCTAAATGAACATCCACCAGGTCCTGAATCATGTCCACAACCTCAGCTGCATTATCTGGAGTTCATTGAGAATGAATTAATGTTCATGCTGCGAAGCTTTGCAATGAAACAGAAAGCCAGGATGAGAGCGACAGATGGATCCTCTTACCAGGGGTGACAGTGATATTGGTGATGTCTGATATCGTCACAAGCTGGTTGCAGTTTGTCATATCGGGATCAGCCCAGTGCGTCGTGTCCGTTTCAATGTCTAATttgctgaaatgaaaagaagatCGGCGAGTGGGAAAGCTGAAAAACTACACGGTGTCTGGGTCTTGCTCCTCGGCTTGTTATGTCGCAGCCAGTTTCTGATAAAATCTAATActggtaaaagataaaaagctgcCCTCAGCCGATGATTAACTGAATAAGCATCAATTCAATGTTTCAAAAAGGCCATAAAACAAACCATTACACACTCATTTGTCTTTATAATACAGTTATTGCTTGAcagactgaaatgttttattgcatTGATAATTACTGTGTGGGAAATCgatgtatttttctttgacCTGCAGGATGGCAGGGATCCAGCCATCAGTGTTACAcgtttaaagctttaaagacAGGACGCGGTAACTGAGAGATTTCTCTTGTCATTTTGAGACGTCTCAATGGAAACAACAATTTCTGCCGAATACGATGAAGTTAAAAGAgaaatccacacagaaacagcttttCAGACAGGTACAAATGTGTAAATGAATGTCTCAATTAATACCAattgtaaatataatttattttttgtgacttttttggGGTGTTTGAAGTGATTTTGCGCAATAAATCACTAAGTTAAGGCAGTTCGAGGCTCATTTTTGACCAGAAGTTTCATTtgtctaaaatacaaaaaaagctgGTTATGTCTCACCAAAGTCTGTAAGCTCTGTTTGTCGGCGGCTGTACGCAGGTCATTTCTGCCACGTCTTGTGGAAATGTTTCTGGCCAAATGTATCGCCCGTAGATTGTTGACAGGTTGTCTTCTGAGCATTTCTCTGGttctgaaaaacataaaacgtACCATTTGTTGACAGTTtatgtctctctctttctattTGTGTTAGAACTACAGCTTACCTATGTGTTTGATTGTCACATTCAGAGTCTGAATAGTCAGGGAGCCGTTTTCATACTTCGCTGTCAAAGCAGCACGAATGGACGATTCGACTTCTGGCAGATTTTTGCTGGAAAACTCCTGAACATGGAAGGTGCAATAATATCTGTTGAGGAAATATACAGATAAAGTCACGCTGCGGGATGACGAGACAGATTAAAACGTTTCAtctttcaatttattttacatttctgaagtaaaattaaacagaaaagcacaaaaaaactacaataacattaaattaaataaactaatacaGAAACAAATTTAATCTTACTGACACCTACTGTTTCTGCTGGCTGTAGAAAGTCTGGAAAACAGGGAAACAGTATTTCATGCATGAACTGACTGAATATCAGGTTGCAGGTATTTAATGTCTGTTGAAAACTGAActtactgtaaaaataatttgctCTGCTACTAAAATAAGCCCACTCACCCTTAAACTATTGTAGCTATCCATGCTCCTGTGACATAATAGAGTTAAACGAGACAGAGCTGTTATTCGACAAGTATCGGGAAAAAAATTTCCAATTATGGAAAAAACACTTGTAGGCACCCACCTGTCGACGTTCTCTTTTATGATGAGATTCCGAACAATCATCGTCCTGTTCACTTGGAGCTGCTCTTTCAACTTTCAGAAacagggaggaaaaacaaataaaaataaaccttctgCATACGTAAACATACAAGCgtggttgtgtttgtttcttaccCATCTCTCAATGACGTCATTCGGTTTCGTCGGGCTCCCTGTCAAACTTAAGGTCAAATTAATCCTGAAGAATTTATCTGAAATgactgcaaaagaaaagagagagacagagaaagccCAATGGAGCTGCGTTATGtccaaaaattaaacaacaaaacaagaaagataataatttaaaagcctATTTTTCTTTAGATCTCTACAACTGAGTGGGCATTGTCAAAAACCCAAATTAGTTGAAATGAGCTTTaatgagtattttttaaatcaaagttataGTTATGAACTCTGAACAGGCTCTTATTCAAGGAGAAGCAGTTGAAATTGTAAAAAGCTGAAAGTGCCTTTGTGTTTTAACACTGATAAGGCAGTATGCaacagaataaaaccaaaaatgttaCTTAACCGTAAAATTTCTGAAGCTGACGGGAAACTAGAGATGTTCTGTTATAACAGATCCACCAACATAAAATCGAGGAACCCAGACGAAACCGCACCACTGCACAGCCCCTCTTCCTGTATTTATTATTGCcatctgtcatgaaaggtgggcgatcatgtaattactaatgtttctgtgtgtgtgtgtttgtctgttagcaaaatgtctcccTTTGTGTAGGGATTCTTGaataaactcacagaaagtaatcaccgcatgtaaaactacaactgattaaagctgGGAATCGACCCAATTCAGTTATTGCCACAAACTgcagttttacaggtactgagctagAAGtcgctgtggtagtagctgagagtcatccccaacacgtgcTTTGAGTGCGACAGCATGCTTTAAGCGCATGagattgtgattttattttcacagtttgaccaaaatggccacaactttGTTATTTCTCAGCATATCTTCATTAAACACTGGTTGCTGTTGGAAAAGCAACCATGAAAAACTTACTTAGAAACGATCAAATCTACTTTCCATCTTTCTGGCGTTGAAAGAAGGTTTTAAGCTCAGCTGATGCCTCCTGATCGTACTGCAGCCTTACTGCCTTTTGCACAGATAAGATGCAAAAACGTCTATGGTATTATTATGATGTCAAGGTATAAAAGTAGCTTTGATACGTATATTTTTAGCATTATATTCAGTCAAATCTTGTTAAATACTACGGCTTGTTGAATAGGCCTGTTTTACAGAATCTAAGTTTTCTTTTGATAGCACAATAACATctaaaaaacacctaaaag carries:
- the adgrg4a gene encoding adhesion G-protein coupled receptor G4, translating into MNSVGGQVFLAICLLTFVSVCPLVSASASTSLWGQKLKFIPSGCWWQLQPKVVVPALTELSVCTRLKLTLTADWTAFDYKAPRLQRKELRLEGTRSELTVWLFGLKYQFDKALSLNEWHTICLTWSDQDQKLGLYVDRLVLGETRLPPWVHRPRQLAQNGTLTLGMSHFVQGNGELKLENGNKLIGEISLFRIWGRKRSAEELNRLDCAEGDVASWDLQQWIGRCPHEPDSSLYCGWSQYKIQMWAFMYDSTNPENCSVSLEEITKTWLESIFPKNISVQDISVSSTRTICLMVNNSAVLNAQQPQDLRKSNFTCDECFSCEVFVKVVPANDVKMVQTEVTTLLGLTFSQDFLTLTAVTDSITILPVGMLPEMTEPATTISTASFTSVRSPAPSVSAQPDNTSTTGTHLDLTAAVVISDKFFRINLTLSLTGSPTKPNDVIERWLKEQLQVNRTMIVRNLIIKENVDRSMDSYNSLRTFYSQQKQYYCTFHVQEFSSKNLPEVESSIRAALTAKYENGSLTIQTLNVTIKHIEPEKCSEDNLSTIYGRYIWPETFPQDVAEMTCVQPPTNRAYRLCKLDIETDTTHWADPDMTNCNQLVTISDITNITVTPDNAAEVVDMIQDLVDVHLENSTQLSSSELGSVVGKLSEVVDISPIDPSVGGDIVNIVANILLSETDVAPVANSVLDLTDRMGNSVEFPGEFVNLKAPALALSMVDVDPEEFGSLTFGVSLTTTMNPEVFFNQSFVNKPSSGTDATISLPSELNNFLPTGERNTTRVQFQFYGTPDLFQDPFIATATQNNWTLNSYIVSASINNSQVINLEKRVVVTLSHANPKKPEDSVQCMFWDFQKHGGLGGWNSSGCETQSISSHQTSCLCDHLTHFAVLLDVSRTSISEADSEILTVISYVGCGISSIFLAITLLTYLVFEKLRQDYPSKILINLSAALLGLSMLFLLDAWLSSFNNYGLCITTAAALHYFMLASFTWMGLEAVHMYFALVKVFNTYVPSYILKFCAAGWGIPLIMVSLVLATDKDAYGALIPEDAAVALQSADPFCWLQDDDVFYVTVVAFALLIVLCNFIVFILVLVQIKKMRANKVSAKSHGSLQDLRAVVGLTVLLGLTWSMGFFSFGPGRVAMMYLFSICNSLQGFFVFLFYCLMKDNVRKQWRIHLCCGRFRNSDNSDWSHSVTVCGQKGNLINSDSVTSDNTSSLRSPTPPQNHHHHSTTRGQD